Proteins encoded within one genomic window of Sporolituus thermophilus DSM 23256:
- the truB gene encoding tRNA pseudouridine(55) synthase TruB, whose product MAEGILNILKPPGMTSHDAVAFVRRLYGVKRVGHAGTLDPAAAGVLPVFVGAATRLIEYTADADKSYRVEMTVGRETDTGDDTGNIIRTAPCVLPPNSDLDALLQEFTGEIEQVPPMYSAIKIGGKKLYDLARQGITVERQPRRIKINKIQLITVQESRIYFDVDCSKGTYIRTLCTDIGRRLGCPAVMSFLVRTRVGNFQLTEALTLEEITEKKERALQAPDSAVAYLPPVFLTAAQAKAVVQGQAVRIDCCNQGMMRLYNDQKQFIGIGEKKGPGAPLRPVKIVCTNSGD is encoded by the coding sequence CGAAGGCATTCTCAATATTTTGAAACCGCCTGGAATGACTTCGCATGATGCTGTTGCTTTCGTTCGTCGTCTTTACGGTGTAAAACGCGTGGGCCACGCCGGTACGCTTGACCCAGCCGCGGCAGGTGTACTTCCTGTATTTGTCGGTGCCGCGACGCGACTCATAGAGTATACCGCTGACGCTGACAAAAGTTACCGGGTAGAAATGACTGTCGGCCGTGAAACCGATACGGGCGATGATACGGGGAATATTATCCGTACTGCTCCATGTGTCTTGCCGCCTAATAGCGATCTTGATGCTCTCTTGCAAGAATTTACAGGCGAAATTGAGCAAGTTCCGCCCATGTACTCGGCAATCAAAATCGGGGGCAAAAAACTTTATGATTTGGCGCGCCAAGGCATTACTGTCGAGCGTCAACCGCGCCGGATCAAAATTAACAAAATTCAGCTTATTACTGTCCAGGAATCAAGAATATATTTCGATGTAGACTGCTCCAAAGGCACCTATATCCGGACGCTCTGCACTGATATAGGCCGTCGTCTCGGCTGTCCGGCGGTGATGTCCTTTTTGGTCCGTACCCGGGTTGGCAATTTTCAACTAACTGAGGCCTTAACGCTCGAAGAAATTACTGAGAAAAAAGAACGGGCCTTACAGGCGCCCGATTCGGCCGTTGCTTATCTTCCGCCTGTTTTTCTGACGGCGGCGCAAGCCAAAGCTGTTGTCCAAGGCCAGGCAGTCCGGATAGATTGCTGTAATCAGGGAATGATGCGATTATATAATGACCAGAAGCAGTTTATCGGCATAGGCGAAAAAAAAGGACCTGGGGCGCCGCTGCGACCTGTTAAAATCGTGTGCACTAATTCCGGTGACTAA